A region of the Ranitomeya imitator isolate aRanImi1 chromosome 5, aRanImi1.pri, whole genome shotgun sequence genome:
ACAGTCCTACAGAAAATCCTGTGCCGATAGCCTCTGCCATATGGGCCGTGTATGTATATTGGGTCTGGTCTTGAGTGTTTTTGTTTCCTTTGACTTACTGTCCACCACTGTGGTCCTATAGTCGATACCCGATATATGGGAACATAGTATTTTAATTTGATTATGTGATACTGGTTTAGACAATAAAACCAGATGATAAAGTTCTCATGTTCCAATATCAAAACAAAACCTGTTCTTTACAATAAATCCATCCACTGCACTTATGATTGATGTGGTCACTTGGGAATCTTACCTTCTCTTTTTTCTTGCAGGATGTGATTTGTGGAGTTCTGATCGCCTTGTTATTTATAGCAGTGACTTTTCCAGTATGGGATTTTATGGACCAACTGATTATGACCAACCCAATATGTCCTGTATTTGCCGTCATTGCTGCTTTTCTTCTGAGCTACAACTACCCAAGGTTAGACCACTACAGCACCACTCGGGCTGACACCACCGTGATGCTCAGCGCGGGAGCAGGGACCTGTGTAGGTGTTTGGATCATCAATCGCATAGGACTGACTTATGTGCCCTCTGGAGAATTCCCGCTTGGCATCCCTCCAATAACATATCCCATGCTGATACAGCACGTATTGAGGTTTGTTCTTGGCGTTACACTGTTGGTGATCGTACGGTTTATTGCGAAGACGCTGTCTCTCAAAGCTCTGGGTTCATGGTACAAAGTCTCAACACAGGACATACTGGTTAGGCAAAGGCTGGAGATTGAGGTGCCCTATAAATTTGTGACTTATTTATCGATTGGTGTGGTTGCCACGTCAATGGTTCCTTGGCTTTATTATCTAGTGGGCTTATGAGTGTCCTCAGAAGAGCAGAACTGGGAGGCTAATGGCAAACATAAATCGGTCAGAAGTGTCCAGTCCTGTGccagacacacacatacagacgTTTTGGATGCCCATGCTGAACATGGATATCGGACATTAAGGTTTCATGATTTCCAGTCATCGGCTGACAtccggaccaaggcagggggctccACCACTATTTATAATGGACACTTCCACACGCCAGCAGTTCTGTTCTTCACAAACATTAAGACTGGACTCCAATATGTTGGCCAAGAAAGACTGTATGAAATAGACATGCTTTTTTTCCAGACAATCTTTTTGATGCATTTGTATCCTACATTCGGATCACTTTCCTAAGTAAAATAAACTTTTCAAGGGTTATTCCTATGACCGAGATGGGAATACCCGCGTCTATGTCCTGGCCACCAGAAGCGAGGTTACAAAAACAGCTGCGTTCCGCTGCCCATACAGTTCATGTAATGCCTATAGAAAGGAATGGGAGTAAGAGAAACGGCACAGCAATGCAAGTTATGTGGTTGGTGTAACTCCCGAATTGCTGAAAAAGTGTCGCTCTTTTCATCTAGCTGTTTTCTTAGCATTTcgatagaccagtgttccccaactctggtcctcaagagccacccacaggtcatgttttcaggatttccttcgtattgcacaggtgattgaattcttgcctgtccaggt
Encoded here:
- the SGPP2 gene encoding sphingosine-1-phosphate phosphatase 2 isoform X2, with the translated sequence MALALLETLQDHQLVAQFQRFCGLTLKPKGEANGAASGTSSPKNLQKGREKTAEVNGVLQENGHKPHINGSYTNGRHRQIVMYIGQASKDLLKWPRPSCPPVVKLETRVEAEYGMPSTHAIAATAISFTFLLAAMERYQFPFVLGFVAAFCLSTLVSLSRLYTGMHTVLDVICGVLIALLFIAVTFPVWDFMDQLIMTNPICPVFAVIAAFLLSYNYPRLDHYSTTRADTTVMLSAGAGTCVGVWIINRIGLTYVPSGEFPLGIPPITYPMLIQHVLRFVLGVTLLVIVRFIAKTLSLKALGSWYKVSTQDILVRQRLEIEVPYKFVTYLSIGVVATSMVPWLYYLVGL